In Amycolatopsis sp. EV170708-02-1, the following are encoded in one genomic region:
- a CDS encoding MFS transporter, with the protein MTLLARLDRLPLSRPHYKLLLIGGLGYTFDGMDSAVVAFLLPSAKAAWGLDNGQLGLIGSATPFGFLFGAIAAGLLGDRIGRKKVMMYALAFYAVFSVVAAFSPNYEVFLGARVLAGAGAGAESAIIAPFLSEFVPAKRRGWFVGALAGFFSFGFVMAALIGRFVVPTVPEGWRVAQLITALPIVMLLWWRRSLPESPRFLVANGRHAEAEKIVSKLERDVEKATGQALPAVAEADAQPATETPKVNLLSALKFLWSPAMARRTAVIWTVWFVITFSYYGFFSWIPTLLVERGITVTKSFEFSIIIYLAQIPGYFSAAWLSERLDRKHTIALYLAGSAVSAFWLSQMDAPWSITLAGAVLSFFLNGTYAGVYSYTPEVFPTWIRASGTGLSSAFGRVGSILAPTIIGLSAASLGFAGVFGLTTAVLAAGVVCVVVFGLSTAGRSLEELTEHGAPVKTAKEMTK; encoded by the coding sequence ATGACGCTTCTGGCACGACTGGACCGGCTCCCGCTGAGCCGTCCCCACTACAAACTCCTGCTCATCGGCGGACTCGGCTACACCTTCGACGGCATGGACTCCGCCGTCGTCGCCTTCCTCCTGCCGAGCGCGAAAGCCGCCTGGGGCCTCGACAACGGCCAGCTCGGCCTGATCGGTTCGGCGACGCCGTTCGGCTTCCTCTTCGGCGCGATCGCCGCCGGGCTGCTGGGCGACCGCATCGGCCGCAAGAAGGTCATGATGTACGCACTGGCCTTCTACGCGGTGTTCTCGGTGGTCGCGGCCTTCTCCCCCAACTACGAGGTCTTCCTGGGTGCCCGGGTGCTGGCCGGGGCGGGCGCGGGCGCCGAAAGCGCGATCATCGCGCCGTTCCTGTCGGAATTCGTCCCCGCCAAACGACGCGGTTGGTTCGTCGGCGCGCTGGCCGGGTTCTTCTCGTTCGGATTCGTCATGGCCGCGCTGATCGGGCGGTTCGTCGTCCCGACAGTGCCGGAGGGCTGGCGGGTCGCGCAGCTGATCACCGCGCTGCCGATCGTCATGCTGCTGTGGTGGCGCCGCTCGCTGCCGGAATCACCGAGGTTCCTGGTCGCGAACGGACGTCATGCCGAGGCGGAGAAGATCGTCTCGAAGCTGGAGCGGGACGTCGAAAAGGCGACAGGGCAAGCACTTCCGGCTGTCGCCGAGGCCGATGCCCAGCCCGCGACGGAGACTCCCAAGGTCAACCTCCTCAGCGCGTTGAAGTTCCTGTGGAGCCCGGCGATGGCCCGCCGCACCGCGGTGATCTGGACCGTGTGGTTCGTGATCACGTTCTCCTACTACGGCTTCTTCTCCTGGATCCCGACCCTGCTCGTCGAGCGCGGCATCACGGTGACCAAGAGCTTCGAGTTCTCGATCATCATCTATCTGGCGCAGATCCCCGGGTACTTCTCCGCCGCGTGGCTTTCGGAACGGCTCGACCGCAAGCACACCATCGCGTTGTACCTCGCGGGCTCGGCGGTGAGCGCGTTCTGGCTCAGTCAGATGGACGCGCCGTGGTCGATCACCCTCGCCGGCGCGGTGCTGTCGTTCTTCCTCAACGGCACGTACGCCGGCGTGTACTCCTACACTCCCGAGGTGTTCCCGACCTGGATCCGCGCCAGCGGCACCGGGCTGTCCAGCGCGTTCGGCCGGGTCGGCAGCATCCTGGCGCCGACGATCATCGGCCTGTCCGCCGCGAGCCTGGGCTTCGCGGGCGTCTTCGGCCTCACCACCGCCGTCCTGGCGGCCGGGGTGGTGTGCGTGGTCGTGTTCGGCCTGTCCACCGCCGGCCGGTCCCTGGAAGAACTGACCGAACACGGCGCGCCCGTGAAAACCGCTAAGGAGATGACGAAGTGA
- a CDS encoding GAF domain-containing protein: MTVSLSTVEDKTRATIGVRLFTVLAWVPERRALRRVHSSHPVEYPVGGEKTVEVAAGWLERCITGQEPYFGPDSAAVREIFADHELIDSLGCGAVINVPVVDDGRTLGVLNLLDAEGHYDDDSVAVARSLAPLAVPALRELLEETR; this comes from the coding sequence GTGACCGTGTCGCTGTCCACTGTGGAGGACAAGACCCGAGCCACGATCGGCGTACGGCTGTTCACCGTGCTGGCCTGGGTGCCCGAGCGGCGAGCCCTGCGGCGGGTGCACAGCAGCCACCCCGTCGAATACCCCGTCGGCGGTGAGAAGACCGTCGAGGTCGCCGCCGGCTGGCTGGAGCGGTGCATCACTGGCCAGGAGCCGTACTTCGGCCCGGACAGCGCTGCGGTGCGAGAGATCTTCGCCGACCACGAACTCATCGACAGCCTCGGTTGCGGCGCGGTGATCAACGTGCCGGTGGTGGACGACGGCCGCACCCTCGGCGTCCTCAACCTCCTCGACGCGGAAGGCCACTACGACGACGATTCCGTCGCGGTGGCGCGATCTCTGGCACCGTTGGCGGTCCCGGCCCTGCGCGAACTCCTGGAGGAGACCCGATGA
- a CDS encoding amidohydrolase family protein: MNGSLLLRDARLLDPVTGEYTEGDLRCADGRIVEIGAGLTAGDARTEDLRGAFVLPGLVDAHVHVTASTADLGSLPASSPSYVAAHSARTMSRMLDRGFTTVRDASGADYGLADAQAEGLFRGPRLLFCGRALSQTGGHGDSRTRGANTSEDHPCCAGLGRVADGVDAVRAAARDELRKGAHHIKVMASGGVASPTDRIDSTQYSGEELRAIVEEAEAANRYVAAHAYTARAVNRALELGVRSIEHGNLIDDRSVELFLRHDAYLVPTLVTYWALKEEGREHGLPESSWRKVDDVLGAGMAALEKAAGGGVKLVYGSDLLGGMHRHQNHEFRLRGEVQSALEVIRSATSTAADLLNLTGEIGTLAPGAHADLLVVERDPLEDIGVLAEPEKFRYVVQGGTVVSA; encoded by the coding sequence ATGAACGGATCGCTGCTGCTGCGCGACGCCCGCCTGCTCGACCCGGTCACCGGCGAATACACCGAGGGCGACCTGCGGTGCGCCGACGGCCGGATCGTCGAAATCGGCGCCGGTCTCACCGCGGGCGACGCGCGGACCGAGGACCTGCGCGGGGCGTTCGTGCTGCCTGGGCTCGTCGACGCCCATGTGCACGTCACCGCGTCGACCGCGGATCTGGGGTCGCTGCCCGCGTCGTCACCGTCCTACGTGGCCGCGCACAGTGCCCGCACCATGAGCCGGATGCTGGACCGTGGCTTCACGACCGTCCGTGACGCTTCCGGCGCCGACTACGGTCTCGCCGACGCGCAGGCCGAAGGTTTGTTCCGCGGGCCGCGTCTGCTGTTCTGCGGCCGCGCGCTGAGCCAGACCGGCGGGCACGGCGACAGCCGGACGCGCGGTGCGAACACCAGCGAAGACCACCCGTGCTGCGCCGGTCTCGGCCGGGTCGCCGACGGCGTCGACGCGGTCCGCGCTGCGGCGCGCGACGAACTGCGCAAGGGAGCGCACCACATCAAGGTGATGGCCTCCGGCGGCGTCGCCTCCCCCACCGACCGGATCGACTCGACGCAGTACTCCGGCGAGGAACTGCGCGCCATCGTCGAGGAGGCGGAGGCGGCCAACCGTTACGTCGCCGCGCACGCCTACACCGCCCGCGCGGTGAACCGCGCGCTGGAGCTGGGCGTCCGGTCGATCGAACACGGCAACCTCATCGACGACCGCAGTGTCGAACTGTTCCTCCGGCACGACGCGTACCTCGTGCCGACCCTGGTGACGTACTGGGCGCTGAAGGAGGAGGGGCGCGAGCACGGGCTGCCGGAATCCAGCTGGCGCAAGGTCGACGACGTCCTCGGCGCGGGCATGGCCGCACTCGAGAAGGCGGCCGGGGGCGGGGTGAAACTGGTGTACGGCAGCGATCTCCTCGGCGGGATGCACCGGCACCAGAACCACGAGTTCCGGTTGCGCGGAGAGGTGCAGTCCGCGCTGGAGGTGATCCGCTCCGCGACGTCGACGGCGGCGGACCTGCTGAACCTGACCGGCGAGATCGGCACACTCGCGCCGGGCGCGCACGCGGACCTGCTGGTCGTCGAGCGGGACCCGCTGGAGGACATCGGCGTCCTCGCCGAGCCGGAGAAGTTCCGGTACGTCGTGCAGGGCGGGACGGTGGTCTCCGCCTGA
- a CDS encoding aldehyde dehydrogenase (NADP(+)) → MKQIERAAEVAGAWAAVSPATRAEVITGVADALDAAGPSLIEIADAETRLGTARLTGELARTTFQLRLLASGSGSHYDVRIDRADPSWPPGPRPGLRRYRTAVGPVLVFAASNFPFAFSVAGGDTASAWAAGCPVVVKAHPGHPELSRRTAAIVGEALGRWSAILGLVEGEAAGVEALRHPAIAAAAFTGSVKGGLALARIAAERPVPIPFHGELGSVNPVIVLPGAARERADELAAGYAGSLTLGNGQFCTNPGLVFAPASGPFVDLVAERLRGIPDAPFLNDRIESGFLDGARRMAGIQGMREVVPGPGARLLEIDLADFVPDVAEECFGPLGVVVRYSRLSDVLPVLSALPGQLTTTLHALPEEASEVEALRPVLADRSGRILWGGWPTGVAVTAAMQHGGPFPATTSPASTSVGTAAVERFLRPVSYQDWPSELLPEPLRDDNPWDVPQRFS, encoded by the coding sequence ATGAAGCAGATCGAGAGGGCGGCGGAGGTCGCAGGCGCGTGGGCCGCGGTGTCGCCGGCGACACGGGCGGAGGTGATCACCGGCGTCGCCGACGCGCTGGACGCGGCCGGGCCGTCCCTGATCGAGATCGCCGACGCGGAGACCAGGCTGGGGACCGCGCGGCTGACCGGCGAACTGGCCAGGACGACGTTCCAGCTGCGGCTGCTCGCGTCCGGGAGCGGCTCGCACTACGACGTCCGGATCGACCGGGCCGACCCGTCGTGGCCGCCCGGCCCGCGTCCGGGGCTGCGTCGCTACCGGACCGCGGTCGGGCCGGTGCTGGTGTTCGCCGCGAGCAATTTCCCGTTCGCGTTCAGCGTGGCGGGCGGAGACACGGCGTCGGCGTGGGCGGCCGGGTGCCCGGTGGTGGTCAAGGCGCATCCCGGGCATCCGGAGCTGTCCCGTCGCACGGCGGCGATCGTCGGCGAGGCGCTCGGTCGATGGAGCGCGATTCTCGGCCTTGTCGAAGGAGAAGCCGCCGGCGTCGAGGCGCTGCGTCACCCGGCTATCGCGGCCGCCGCCTTCACCGGGTCAGTGAAGGGCGGGCTGGCACTGGCGCGGATCGCGGCCGAGCGGCCGGTCCCGATCCCGTTCCACGGCGAGCTGGGCAGCGTCAACCCGGTGATCGTCCTGCCCGGCGCCGCGCGGGAGCGGGCCGACGAACTGGCGGCGGGCTACGCCGGTTCGCTGACGCTGGGCAACGGCCAGTTCTGCACGAACCCGGGCCTCGTGTTCGCGCCTGCCTCCGGTCCGTTCGTGGACCTCGTCGCCGAGCGGTTGCGCGGGATCCCGGACGCGCCGTTCCTGAACGACCGGATCGAGTCCGGGTTCCTCGACGGCGCGCGACGGATGGCCGGTATCCAGGGAATGCGTGAGGTCGTCCCGGGCCCCGGAGCCCGGCTGCTCGAAATCGACCTGGCCGACTTCGTGCCCGATGTGGCCGAAGAGTGCTTCGGTCCGCTGGGCGTCGTCGTGCGGTATTCGCGGCTTTCGGACGTCCTGCCGGTGCTTTCCGCGTTGCCCGGCCAGCTCACGACGACGCTGCACGCCTTGCCCGAAGAAGCCTCCGAGGTCGAGGCGCTGCGCCCGGTACTGGCCGACCGAAGCGGGCGGATCCTGTGGGGCGGCTGGCCGACCGGGGTCGCGGTGACCGCCGCGATGCAGCACGGCGGACCGTTCCCGGCGACGACGTCACCGGCGTCGACCTCGGTCGGGACGGCGGCGGTGGAACGCTTCCTGCGTCCGGTGTCCTACCAGGACTGGCCGTCTGAGCTGCTGCCGGAACCGCTGCGGGACGACAACCCGTGGGACGTTCCGCAGCGCTTCTCCTGA
- a CDS encoding amino acid permease, whose product MPESTTIRPRPKLFSRSGLFRRKSFEGPEEAGPGGLPRTMGLWQLVSLSLGGLVGAGVFSLAGVVANQQAGPGVMISFLIAIIASSAAALCYAEFAGLIPRAGSAYTYSYAALGEIAGWLIGWDLLLEYTAIVAVVAIAVSGYLSYVVEQVGLDLPSWMLGAPGTGPGHRVDLFAALLCLLLAFVLSRGSKQSARFETALVVIKLAIVALVVVAGAFHISAGNFSPFLPYGIGGAVAGAATTFFAVYGYDAMTAAAEESVEAKRLLPKAIIVSLAIAAVIYLLVSIVLVGMQRYDQIDVHSPFSSALAAVGLAGLGTVVAVGGILGITTSAFANMLAVSRIWFAMSRDGLLPRYFARTHPRRRVPTRVIWPVGIGSAVIAGFLPIKEAADLTNIGILAAFIVVSIAVVVLRRTRPDLPRSFRTPWVPFVPLAGVAFAVWLIANLDALTWLRFAAWMVLGLVVYAVFGFRNSAENPERKEA is encoded by the coding sequence ATGCCCGAATCAACGACGATCCGGCCCCGGCCCAAGCTTTTCTCGCGCTCCGGGCTCTTCCGGCGAAAGTCCTTCGAAGGTCCCGAAGAGGCCGGGCCCGGTGGGCTGCCCCGCACAATGGGCCTCTGGCAGCTGGTCTCGCTCAGCCTCGGCGGCCTGGTCGGCGCCGGTGTCTTCTCGCTGGCCGGCGTGGTCGCGAACCAGCAGGCCGGACCCGGCGTGATGATCTCGTTCCTGATCGCGATCATCGCCAGCTCGGCGGCGGCCCTGTGCTACGCGGAATTCGCCGGGCTCATCCCGCGTGCCGGATCCGCGTACACGTATTCCTACGCGGCGCTGGGGGAGATCGCGGGCTGGCTGATCGGCTGGGATCTGCTGCTGGAGTACACCGCGATCGTCGCGGTGGTGGCGATCGCGGTGTCCGGCTACCTGTCCTACGTCGTGGAGCAGGTCGGCCTGGACCTGCCGTCGTGGATGCTCGGGGCGCCGGGAACCGGGCCGGGGCACCGCGTCGACCTGTTCGCCGCGCTGCTGTGCCTGCTGCTGGCGTTCGTCCTTTCCCGTGGCAGCAAGCAATCCGCCAGGTTCGAGACGGCGCTGGTGGTGATCAAGCTGGCGATCGTCGCGCTGGTGGTGGTCGCCGGCGCGTTCCACATCTCGGCGGGGAACTTCAGCCCGTTCCTGCCCTACGGCATCGGCGGCGCGGTCGCGGGCGCGGCGACGACGTTCTTCGCGGTGTACGGCTACGACGCGATGACGGCCGCCGCGGAGGAAAGCGTGGAGGCGAAACGGTTGCTGCCCAAGGCGATCATCGTGTCGCTCGCCATCGCGGCGGTGATCTACCTGCTGGTGTCCATCGTGCTGGTCGGCATGCAACGCTACGACCAGATCGACGTGCACAGCCCGTTTTCGAGCGCGCTGGCCGCGGTCGGCCTGGCCGGGCTGGGCACGGTCGTCGCGGTGGGCGGCATCCTCGGAATCACCACGTCGGCGTTCGCGAACATGCTGGCGGTGTCGCGGATCTGGTTCGCGATGAGCCGGGACGGCCTGCTGCCGCGGTACTTCGCCCGCACCCACCCTCGGCGGCGGGTGCCGACACGGGTGATCTGGCCGGTCGGGATCGGCTCCGCGGTCATCGCGGGCTTCCTGCCCATCAAGGAGGCCGCGGATCTGACGAACATCGGGATCCTGGCCGCGTTCATCGTCGTGTCGATCGCCGTGGTGGTGCTGCGGCGCACCCGGCCGGATCTGCCGCGGTCGTTCCGCACCCCGTGGGTCCCGTTCGTGCCGCTGGCCGGGGTGGCGTTCGCGGTGTGGCTGATCGCGAACCTGGACGCCCTGACGTGGCTGCGGTTCGCGGCCTGGATGGTGCTCGGCCTGGTGGTGTACGCCGTGTTCGGATTCCGGAACTCGGCGGAGAACCCGGAGAGGAAGGAAGCATGA
- a CDS encoding proline racemase family protein: MRSIRSVTAVDSHTEGMPTRVVTGGVGVIPGDTMAERRRYFMEHMDHLRQFLMNEPRGHSAMSGAILQPPTRADADWGVVYIEVSGCLPMCGHGTIGVATVLVETGMVEVTEPKTVVRLDTPAGLVHAEVEVSDGRAVRVKLRNVASFLAERDAVVEVPGLGEVRYDLAYGGNFYAILELSQVDIPFERAEKDRILAAGLDIMAAINEQRPPKHPADPLIGGCKHVQFLAPGSDARASRNAMAIHPGWFDRSPCGTGTSARMAQLHARGELPLHTPFENSSFIGTTFTGELVAETTVGGVPAVVPEFSGRAWITGNATYLLDPDDPFPAGFVL, encoded by the coding sequence GTGCGGTCGATCCGGTCGGTCACCGCCGTCGACTCGCATACCGAGGGGATGCCGACCCGGGTGGTGACCGGCGGGGTCGGCGTCATCCCCGGCGACACGATGGCCGAACGCCGCCGGTACTTCATGGAGCACATGGACCATCTGCGGCAGTTCCTGATGAACGAGCCGCGGGGGCACTCGGCGATGAGCGGCGCGATCCTGCAGCCGCCGACCAGGGCGGACGCCGACTGGGGCGTGGTGTACATCGAGGTGTCCGGCTGCCTGCCGATGTGCGGGCACGGCACCATCGGCGTCGCGACCGTGCTGGTGGAGACCGGCATGGTCGAGGTGACCGAACCGAAGACCGTGGTCCGGCTGGACACCCCGGCCGGGCTCGTGCACGCCGAGGTCGAGGTCTCCGACGGCCGCGCGGTCCGCGTCAAGCTGCGCAACGTCGCGTCGTTCCTCGCGGAGCGGGACGCCGTCGTCGAGGTGCCGGGCCTGGGTGAGGTGCGGTACGACCTGGCTTACGGCGGCAACTTCTACGCCATCCTCGAACTGTCCCAAGTGGACATCCCGTTCGAGCGGGCGGAGAAGGACCGGATCCTCGCCGCCGGGCTGGACATCATGGCGGCGATCAACGAGCAGCGCCCGCCGAAACATCCGGCCGACCCGCTGATCGGCGGCTGTAAGCACGTCCAGTTCCTCGCCCCTGGTTCGGACGCCAGGGCGTCACGGAACGCGATGGCGATCCATCCGGGCTGGTTCGACCGGTCGCCCTGCGGCACCGGCACTTCGGCCAGGATGGCCCAGCTCCACGCCCGGGGCGAACTCCCGCTGCACACGCCGTTCGAGAACAGTTCGTTCATCGGCACCACCTTCACCGGCGAGCTGGTCGCCGAGACCACCGTCGGCGGCGTCCCCGCCGTCGTGCCGGAGTTCTCCGGGCGGGCCTGGATCACCGGCAACGCCACCTATCTGCTGGACCCGGACGACCCCTTCCCCGCGGGGTTCGTCCTCTGA
- a CDS encoding dihydrodipicolinate synthase family protein, with product MSTPDLGGVVVATALPYRADPSAPAGLAVDYDAYAAHCRWLVDNGCRGVGPNGSLGEYSSLTDEERRRVARTAIETVGEDGIVVVGVHGPGSHQAKYWAEVAAEDGAGGLLCLPPTMYRANRGEVLAHFEAVASVGLPVMVYNNPIDTKVDLTPALLAEIAQIDNVVAVKEFSGDVRRVLEIREQAPGLDVISGADDVVLESLLMGATGWFAGFPNVFPAESVRLFDLARSGKLDEARALYEPLVAAFRWDSRTEFVQAIKLGMDLVGRYGGPCRPPRGPLTEEHREQVTADMRRALASLGVE from the coding sequence ATGAGCACCCCCGACCTCGGTGGCGTCGTCGTCGCGACCGCTCTCCCGTACCGGGCGGACCCGTCGGCCCCCGCCGGGCTGGCCGTGGACTACGACGCCTACGCCGCGCACTGCCGGTGGCTGGTCGACAACGGCTGCCGGGGAGTCGGCCCGAACGGCTCCCTCGGCGAATACTCGTCGCTGACCGACGAGGAGCGCCGCCGCGTCGCCCGCACCGCGATCGAAACCGTCGGCGAGGACGGGATCGTCGTCGTCGGTGTGCACGGCCCCGGCTCGCACCAGGCCAAGTACTGGGCCGAGGTCGCCGCCGAGGACGGCGCCGGCGGCCTGCTGTGCCTGCCGCCCACGATGTACCGCGCGAACCGCGGCGAGGTGCTCGCGCATTTCGAGGCGGTGGCCTCGGTCGGGCTGCCGGTGATGGTCTACAACAACCCCATCGACACCAAGGTCGACCTCACCCCCGCCCTGCTCGCCGAGATCGCGCAGATCGACAACGTGGTCGCGGTCAAGGAGTTCTCCGGCGACGTCCGGCGGGTGCTGGAGATCCGCGAGCAGGCACCGGGCCTGGACGTGATCAGCGGCGCGGACGACGTCGTGCTGGAGAGCCTGCTGATGGGCGCGACAGGCTGGTTCGCCGGGTTCCCCAACGTGTTCCCCGCCGAGTCGGTGCGCCTGTTCGACCTGGCGCGGTCGGGCAAGCTCGACGAGGCCAGGGCGCTCTACGAACCGCTGGTGGCCGCGTTCCGCTGGGACTCGCGCACCGAGTTCGTCCAGGCGATCAAACTCGGCATGGACCTCGTCGGCCGCTATGGCGGGCCGTGCCGTCCGCCGAGGGGTCCGCTGACCGAGGAACATCGCGAGCAGGTCACCGCGGACATGCGCCGCGCGCTCGCCTCGCTGGGGGTGGAGTAG
- a CDS encoding NAD(P)/FAD-dependent oxidoreductase, translating into MNVVIVGAGPAGLAAAEHALRAGAQVTVLDQAETPGGQYHRMLPEAYAAKRPDRIQHGRAEFDRRRRVLAHPRCRWWPGSTVWAFDRAEKRVHILRGPSDGSGRRRLTLVPDALILATGAHDRTLPFPGWELPGVYTAGAAQALAKGERVAIGGRVLVAGAGPFLLPVAESLLGVGAEVVAVLEANPVSTVRKGWSSRPWRLAAHAGKAGELARYAATLARHRVPYLTGRAVVEARGADRVREVVTAQVRADWSVVPGTERPYEVDAVCVGHGFSPQPELAVAAGCVLDDGFVRVDAAQRTTVDGVFAAGEITGIGGAVTAAAEGAVAGRVAAGGKPGPALIRARDRARAFAGRLAAAHPIGTAWRSWLRDDTIVCRCEETTYGELTRAAEDDSRPGAHALKLGTRAGLGPCQGRICGPTVSELCGGAERHHRPIAQPIRLGELAARTEGEPE; encoded by the coding sequence GTGAACGTGGTGATCGTCGGCGCCGGACCCGCCGGGCTCGCGGCGGCCGAGCACGCGTTGCGAGCAGGCGCCCAGGTCACGGTGCTGGACCAGGCGGAGACCCCCGGCGGCCAGTACCACCGGATGCTTCCCGAGGCGTACGCGGCGAAACGCCCGGACCGGATCCAGCATGGCCGCGCGGAATTCGACCGGCGCCGCCGGGTGCTCGCGCATCCGCGATGCCGGTGGTGGCCGGGCTCGACCGTCTGGGCGTTCGACCGGGCGGAGAAGCGGGTGCACATCCTGCGGGGACCGTCCGACGGTTCCGGACGGCGGCGGCTGACCCTCGTCCCGGACGCGCTGATCCTGGCGACCGGTGCGCACGACCGCACCCTGCCGTTCCCCGGCTGGGAACTGCCCGGCGTGTACACCGCCGGCGCGGCACAGGCGCTGGCGAAAGGGGAGCGGGTCGCGATCGGCGGGCGGGTCCTGGTCGCCGGTGCCGGGCCGTTCCTGTTGCCGGTGGCGGAATCCTTGCTGGGCGTCGGGGCCGAGGTGGTCGCGGTACTGGAGGCGAACCCGGTCTCGACCGTCCGAAAAGGATGGTCGTCCCGGCCGTGGAGACTCGCCGCCCATGCGGGAAAGGCGGGCGAACTGGCGCGGTACGCCGCGACGCTGGCCAGGCACCGGGTCCCGTACCTGACGGGCCGCGCGGTGGTCGAGGCCCGCGGCGCGGACCGCGTCCGCGAGGTCGTGACCGCGCAGGTCCGCGCGGACTGGTCCGTCGTCCCCGGGACCGAGCGCCCCTACGAGGTCGACGCGGTCTGCGTCGGCCACGGTTTCAGCCCGCAGCCGGAACTGGCCGTCGCCGCGGGCTGCGTCCTGGACGACGGTTTCGTCCGGGTCGACGCCGCCCAACGGACCACGGTGGACGGTGTCTTCGCCGCGGGCGAGATCACCGGGATCGGCGGCGCGGTCACCGCCGCGGCCGAAGGCGCGGTGGCCGGCCGCGTCGCCGCCGGTGGAAAGCCGGGCCCGGCACTGATCCGTGCCCGCGACCGGGCCCGCGCGTTCGCCGGACGTCTCGCGGCCGCCCATCCGATCGGCACCGCCTGGCGAAGCTGGCTGCGCGACGACACGATCGTCTGCCGCTGCGAGGAAACCACATACGGCGAACTGACGCGTGCGGCCGAGGACGACTCCCGTCCCGGCGCGCACGCACTGAAACTCGGCACCCGGGCCGGTCTCGGCCCGTGCCAGGGCCGGATCTGCGGCCCGACCGTGTCCGAACTCTGCGGCGGAGCCGAACGGCACCACCGCCCGATCGCCCAGCCGATCCGGCTGGGCGAACTCGCCGCCCGAACCGAAGGAGAACCTGAATGA
- a CDS encoding (2Fe-2S)-binding protein, which translates to MSGWLQPRDRDPVGRTDRPIRITVDGEPVTGIAGQSVAGILLAAGRTSWRTTRSGAPRGVFCGIGACFDCLLTVNDVPDVRACRRPAADGDEVRTQSREETA; encoded by the coding sequence ATGAGCGGATGGCTGCAGCCGCGTGATCGTGATCCGGTGGGCCGGACCGACCGGCCGATCCGGATCACCGTCGACGGCGAACCCGTGACCGGGATAGCGGGCCAGAGCGTGGCGGGAATCCTGCTCGCCGCGGGCCGGACCTCCTGGCGGACCACGCGTTCCGGGGCACCGCGCGGCGTGTTCTGCGGTATCGGCGCGTGTTTCGACTGCCTGCTCACGGTCAACGACGTGCCCGACGTCCGTGCGTGCCGGCGTCCGGCCGCCGACGGGGACGAAGTCCGCACCCAGTCACGGGAGGAGACCGCGTGA
- a CDS encoding FAD-binding oxidoreductase, with protein MNRTRVVVLGAGIVGAACARELTLAGFDVVVVDRGRPAGGTTSHGEGNILVSDKGPGAELELAKLSTALWPQVVAEIADEDARAASSIEYDPKGGIVVATTDDGARGLTAFAASQTGVRAEPLSHKELAEAEPALTRDVTAAFHYPEDAQVQPAGAALALLGSALRHGARLRSDTEVVGATVHNGRITGVRVPGEVIEADVVVNAAGPWAGQVSARLGAPIAVRPRRGEVLVTTPMPGVVRHKVYDADYVGAVGADSGELQTSAVVESTWGGTVLIGSSRRRVEFDDTIRPEVLSAIAVKALRLFPSLADVAIMRAYGGFRPYVDDHLPVLGEDPRLGNLWHATGHEGAGIGLSVGTARLLRELLTGTEPAMPVEEFTVDRGAVVAA; from the coding sequence ATGAACCGAACGCGTGTGGTCGTCCTCGGCGCGGGGATCGTCGGCGCAGCGTGTGCCCGTGAGCTGACGCTGGCGGGATTCGACGTCGTGGTCGTGGATCGCGGCCGTCCCGCCGGCGGGACCACGTCGCACGGCGAGGGCAACATCCTGGTCTCCGACAAGGGGCCTGGTGCGGAACTCGAACTCGCGAAGCTGTCGACCGCGTTGTGGCCCCAGGTGGTCGCCGAGATCGCCGACGAGGACGCGCGTGCCGCTTCGTCGATCGAGTACGACCCCAAGGGCGGCATCGTCGTCGCCACCACGGACGACGGCGCCCGGGGCCTCACCGCGTTCGCCGCCTCGCAAACCGGGGTACGCGCGGAACCGTTGTCCCACAAGGAACTCGCCGAAGCCGAGCCCGCGCTGACCCGCGACGTGACCGCCGCGTTCCACTACCCGGAGGACGCGCAGGTCCAGCCCGCGGGCGCGGCATTGGCCCTGCTGGGCTCCGCGCTGCGTCATGGCGCCAGGCTGCGCTCCGACACCGAGGTCGTCGGCGCGACCGTCCACAACGGACGGATCACCGGCGTCCGCGTGCCCGGCGAGGTGATCGAAGCCGACGTCGTCGTGAACGCCGCGGGCCCGTGGGCCGGTCAGGTGTCGGCGCGCCTCGGTGCCCCGATCGCCGTCCGTCCCCGCCGCGGTGAGGTACTGGTGACCACGCCGATGCCGGGAGTCGTCCGGCACAAGGTCTACGACGCCGATTACGTCGGCGCGGTCGGCGCCGATTCGGGCGAGTTGCAGACCTCCGCCGTCGTCGAGTCGACCTGGGGCGGCACCGTGCTCATCGGCTCGTCACGCCGCCGGGTGGAGTTCGACGACACGATCCGCCCCGAAGTGCTGAGCGCCATCGCGGTCAAGGCGCTGCGGCTGTTCCCGTCGCTCGCCGACGTCGCGATCATGCGCGCGTACGGCGGCTTCCGGCCCTACGTCGACGATCACCTCCCTGTGCTCGGCGAGGATCCGCGGCTGGGAAATCTCTGGCACGCCACCGGGCACGAGGGCGCGGGCATCGGGTTGAGCGTCGGCACCGCGCGCCTGCTGCGCGAACTGCTCACCGGAACCGAACCCGCGATGCCGGTGGAAGAGTTCACCGTGGACCGTGGGGCTGTGGTGGCGGCATGA